A genomic region of Enterococcus sp. 12C11_DIV0727 contains the following coding sequences:
- the gltA gene encoding NADPH-dependent glutamate synthase: MARRSRTKTPITEQDPALRKTNFSEVCLGYTIEEGQAEAIRCLQCKDAPCISSCPVMIDIPGFILAIKEGHMQEAANVLGKYTNLPAICGRVCPQEKQCEQVCKLGMAKNFEPVAIGKLECLVADWALENQDFSRHIQNDQPKIGRIAVIGSGPSGLTVAGDLAKMNYEVIVYEALHDSGGVLTYGIPEFRLPKRIVKKEIESIEALGVTIETNIVVGKTITMDEIMNDFDACYISVGAGAPNFMGIPGTALNGVYSSSEYLTRINLMHSYEFPKYDTPMKQSDNVVVIGGGNVAMDAARSAKRLGAEHVSIVYRRSLEELPARIEEYHHSVEEDIMYHWLTNPIEYIDNGTGDLTGVKCVKMELGEPDESGRRRPVPIKNSEFIIEADTVIEAIGQGSNKVLLSTFPELTLTKWGYIEADPKTGATSIPGIFAGGDIVTGAATVILAMGAGKVAAVEIDKYVREKKKTPVTTKV, from the coding sequence ATGGCTAGAAGAAGCAGAACAAAAACACCCATTACTGAACAAGATCCTGCTCTTCGCAAAACAAATTTTTCTGAAGTTTGTTTAGGCTATACAATCGAAGAAGGACAAGCAGAAGCAATTAGATGCTTACAATGTAAAGATGCTCCTTGTATCTCCAGTTGCCCTGTGATGATCGATATTCCTGGATTTATCCTTGCAATCAAAGAAGGCCATATGCAAGAAGCCGCTAATGTATTAGGAAAATATACAAATCTTCCAGCTATTTGCGGTCGAGTTTGCCCTCAGGAAAAACAATGTGAACAAGTTTGTAAATTAGGGATGGCGAAAAATTTTGAACCAGTCGCAATTGGCAAACTTGAGTGTTTGGTGGCTGACTGGGCTTTGGAAAATCAAGACTTTTCTAGACATATTCAGAATGATCAACCAAAAATCGGGCGAATCGCTGTGATCGGCTCCGGTCCATCGGGCTTAACGGTTGCAGGGGATTTAGCCAAAATGAACTATGAGGTCATCGTTTATGAAGCTCTACATGATTCTGGCGGTGTCTTGACGTATGGTATTCCGGAATTTAGATTACCTAAAAGGATCGTAAAAAAAGAGATTGAAAGTATTGAAGCGTTAGGTGTAACGATCGAAACCAATATTGTCGTTGGAAAAACGATCACTATGGATGAGATCATGAACGATTTTGATGCTTGCTATATTTCTGTTGGTGCAGGAGCACCTAATTTTATGGGGATTCCTGGTACAGCACTAAATGGCGTTTATTCTTCTAGCGAATATTTAACACGGATCAATTTGATGCATAGTTATGAATTCCCAAAATATGATACACCGATGAAACAATCGGATAATGTCGTCGTGATCGGTGGTGGGAATGTAGCGATGGATGCCGCACGCTCAGCTAAACGTTTAGGTGCTGAACATGTCAGCATTGTCTACCGTAGATCACTGGAGGAGCTGCCAGCACGTATTGAAGAATATCATCACTCTGTTGAGGAGGATATCATGTATCATTGGCTGACTAACCCTATCGAATATATAGATAATGGTACTGGTGATTTAACTGGTGTGAAATGCGTCAAAATGGAACTTGGTGAACCAGATGAGTCTGGAAGACGTCGCCCTGTTCCAATCAAAAATAGTGAGTTTATTATCGAAGCTGACACAGTGATCGAAGCAATCGGTCAAGGGTCCAATAAAGTCTTATTATCTACTTTCCCAGAACTTACATTAACAAAATGGGGTTACATTGAGGCGGATCCAAAAACGGGAGCAACATCGATTCCCGGCATCTTTGCCGGCGGAGATATTGTTACAGGTGCAGCAACAGTGATTTTAGCCATGGGTGCTGGAAAAGTTGCTGCTGTAGAAATCGACAAGTATGTACGAGAAAAAAAGAAAACGCCCGTAACAACAAAAGTTTGA
- the mtnA gene encoding S-methyl-5-thioribose-1-phosphate isomerase, translated as MQLIEEADLIKKEDAQMCKQIGEHALTLLEDGQTVLTHCNAGAIATAQYGTALAPIYLAKERGMTLRVYADETRPLLQGARLTTWELMKAGIDVTLITDNMAAMVMQQGKIDAVIVGCDRIAANGDAANKIGTYGVAVLAEKHGIPFYVAGPTSTIDMDTKTGSEIPIEEREAIEITNSFGKQTAPDGVKVYNPAFDVTPHELITAIITEKGVIERPDEAKMRAMFGE; from the coding sequence GTGCAATTGATAGAAGAAGCTGATTTAATTAAAAAAGAAGATGCTCAAATGTGTAAACAAATTGGGGAACATGCGCTAACTTTATTGGAGGATGGCCAAACGGTTCTAACGCATTGTAATGCTGGGGCCATTGCAACGGCGCAATATGGAACCGCTTTAGCTCCGATTTATTTAGCGAAAGAACGTGGTATGACACTGCGAGTCTATGCTGACGAAACACGGCCACTGCTACAAGGAGCAAGATTGACTACTTGGGAATTGATGAAAGCCGGGATCGATGTCACATTGATTACCGATAATATGGCGGCGATGGTCATGCAGCAAGGAAAAATCGATGCAGTTATTGTTGGGTGTGATCGGATTGCGGCTAACGGGGATGCGGCGAATAAAATTGGAACGTACGGTGTTGCTGTTTTAGCTGAAAAACATGGGATTCCATTTTACGTTGCAGGTCCAACTTCAACAATTGATATGGACACTAAAACAGGTTCAGAGATTCCAATCGAAGAGCGTGAAGCAATAGAAATTACCAACAGTTTTGGCAAACAAACGGCGCCAGATGGTGTAAAAGTCTACAATCCAGCATTTGACGTTACGCCACATGAATTAATTACAGCGATCATTACTGAAAAAGGGGTTATTGAGCGGCCTGATGAAGCTAAAATGCGGGCTATGTTTGGTGAATAA
- a CDS encoding GntR family transcriptional regulator, whose amino-acid sequence MTNFKIKKQTLAQATYQKLKTLIESKELSEGKKLSSELNLSKMLDVSRPILREALLRLETEGYIVRKHGVGTFVLDSKPNLRSGLEKLDSITEFVTERDYQIGTKITETLRAVQDQKIASDLLLETDQKLVYFQRVRTADGVAFSIDDVYIPEKYLDEQLLEVQSKESMLEYFDHVLQHKIKKSDCLFYAENANQKTAKQLEIEENQAVQIMEQTFFNTLNQPVFYCKTTVSNTILQFYFVRNR is encoded by the coding sequence ATGACAAATTTTAAAATTAAAAAACAAACATTAGCGCAAGCGACGTATCAAAAATTAAAAACATTAATAGAAAGTAAAGAGTTATCGGAAGGGAAAAAGCTTTCCTCAGAGTTAAATCTGTCTAAAATGCTAGATGTAAGCAGACCTATTTTAAGAGAAGCTTTATTACGATTAGAGACGGAAGGTTACATTGTGAGAAAACATGGTGTTGGTACTTTCGTATTAGACAGTAAACCAAATTTACGCTCAGGATTAGAAAAACTTGATAGTATTACTGAATTTGTGACAGAACGCGATTATCAAATTGGTACAAAAATTACAGAAACGTTGCGTGCAGTTCAAGATCAAAAGATTGCTTCTGATTTATTATTGGAAACTGATCAAAAATTGGTTTATTTTCAGCGAGTCCGCACAGCAGACGGTGTTGCCTTTTCAATTGATGATGTGTATATTCCGGAAAAATATTTAGATGAACAATTATTAGAAGTTCAATCAAAAGAATCGATGTTGGAATATTTTGATCATGTTTTACAGCATAAAATCAAGAAGTCTGATTGTTTGTTTTATGCTGAAAATGCTAACCAAAAAACCGCAAAACAGCTGGAAATTGAAGAAAATCAAGCAGTTCAAATAATGGAACAAACCTTCTTTAATACCTTGAATCAGCCGGTTTTTTATTGTAAAACGACCGTTTCAAATACTATCTTACAGTTTTATTTTGTTCGTAACCGATAA
- a CDS encoding flavodoxin yields the protein MALVKIIYASMTGNTEEISEIIESTVQEAGFDVEREECSEVDVDFFDDADACVLATYTYGDGELPFEFEDFYDELEEKDLAGKIFGVVGSGDREYGDLFCKSAHDFVAALEKSGAKKVAETVEIENNAEDEDVEALKKFVQELTAGL from the coding sequence ATGGCATTGGTTAAAATCATTTATGCAAGCATGACAGGAAACACCGAGGAGATTTCAGAAATCATAGAAAGTACCGTACAAGAAGCGGGATTTGATGTAGAAAGAGAAGAGTGTTCAGAAGTAGATGTTGACTTTTTTGATGATGCAGATGCTTGTGTGCTTGCTACTTATACTTATGGCGATGGTGAATTGCCATTTGAATTTGAGGATTTCTATGATGAGTTGGAGGAAAAGGATTTAGCTGGAAAAATTTTTGGCGTTGTTGGTTCTGGAGATCGTGAGTATGGCGATTTGTTCTGCAAATCAGCCCATGATTTTGTAGCGGCTTTAGAAAAATCTGGTGCAAAAAAAGTTGCCGAAACAGTTGAAATTGAAAATAATGCAGAAGATGAAGATGTTGAAGCATTAAAAAAATTCGTTCAGGAACTAACGGCTGGGTTATAG
- a CDS encoding class II aldolase/adducin family protein, with translation MKTPLKKVVLETALTAYENGLMAGTSGNFSAIDREAGVMVITPSSIPYRELQEDVMSVIDLEGLLISGMKPSSEWQMHIEIYRTSQQTGAIAHTHSPFATAFAVLNEVIPTVLIEMALLGGAIPVAPFAMPGSIELGVP, from the coding sequence ATGAAAACACCACTTAAAAAAGTTGTATTAGAAACAGCTTTAACGGCTTATGAAAATGGGTTAATGGCAGGAACCAGCGGCAACTTCAGTGCGATTGATCGAGAAGCTGGAGTGATGGTGATCACGCCAAGCAGTATTCCTTATAGAGAACTTCAGGAAGATGTTATGAGTGTCATTGATCTGGAAGGATTACTGATTTCAGGAATGAAACCGTCTTCAGAATGGCAAATGCATATAGAAATCTATCGAACTTCACAACAAACAGGGGCAATTGCCCACACCCATTCTCCTTTTGCAACGGCATTCGCTGTATTGAATGAAGTCATTCCAACGGTTTTGATTGAAATGGCTCTGTTGGGAGGCGCAATTCCTGTGGCACCCTTTGCAATGCCTGGTTCAATTGAATTAGGGGTTCCGTAG
- a CDS encoding class II aldolase/adducin family protein has product MNKYEVNACLLESHGELAIGTTMAQAYSNAVYLEDVAKIYHYARTVGQPKIVKETAINQMLASMKG; this is encoded by the coding sequence TTGAATAAATATGAAGTAAATGCTTGTCTGTTGGAAAGTCATGGTGAATTAGCCATTGGAACAACGATGGCACAGGCCTATTCAAATGCTGTCTATTTAGAAGATGTTGCTAAGATTTATCATTATGCGCGGACTGTGGGTCAGCCGAAAATTGTGAAAGAAACAGCCATTAATCAAATGTTGGCTAGTATGAAGGGGTAG
- the nifJ gene encoding pyruvate:ferredoxin (flavodoxin) oxidoreductase, producing the protein MKKTKTMDGNTAAAYISYAFTEVAAIYPITPSSTMAELVDEWAETGLKNVYGQKVQVIEMQSEAGAAGVVHGSLKTGALTTTYTASQGLLLMIPNMYKIAGELLPGVFHVAARAITTSALSIFGDHGDVMATRQTGFCMLAESSVQEVMDLSAVAHLASIEGSLPFVNFFDGFRTSHELQKIEVLDYADLKGMLDQDAVDRFRKRGMNPNHPTVSGTAQNPDIHFQQRETVNANYEAMPRIVQKYMNQINELRGTNYDLTDYYGADDATEVIISMGSASPVIQQTVDYLNEQGRRVGLINIHLYRPFPTENLLEKLPKTVEKVAVLDRTKEAGADGEPLLLDVQSALYQHENRPIVIGGRYGLGSKDVTPNQIKAVYDHLLLPFAELKQRFTIGIVDDVTYRSLPHGEVLDLTPNSTFQAKFWGFGSDGTVGANKQAIKIIGDNTDLYAQAYFSYDSKKSGGLTLSHLRFGEEPITSTYLVEQADFIACHNASYIHNYDLLKGLKDGGTFLLNTIWDKEKVYRLLPAKLKQYIAQHNIQFYIINAVELAREVGLGRRINTVMSTAFFEVTDIMTREEYMPLLKAEVQKTYGKKSKEIVNKNYQAIDRTFDSLQKIEVPSEWATIVIEPEKKDLTLPKYVTNILQPINRQEGNDLTVGDLIDNGMKTGEMPMGTAAYEKRGIALEVPEWQMDKCTMCNECAFVCPHAAIRPFLADEAEMEEAPEGFVAREMRGADGLMYRIQVSLEDCTGCGLCVQACPVKEKAILMKPYEEQKEQAINWAFAMTLQQKENPVRKLSVKGSQFNQPLMEFSGACEGCGETPYIKLLTQLFGDRMMMANATGCSSIWGGSSPVTPYTTNECGQGPAWSNSLFEDNAEYGYGMYVANKTKRQYLADQVQEAVDKKLGTEELHALMEDWLEHYLEGEGTQQRATKLAAALSEEYQTDPLLEQIYQQSDLLVKTSQWIVGGDGWAYDIGFSGIDHVLASGADVNIFVMDNEVYANTGGQTSKATPAAAIAKFSAGGKQTSKKDLGMMAMTYGNVYVAQIALGANSMQTIKAIDEAERYPGPSLIIGYTPCINHGVKGGMIETLALAKEAVESGYWQLYRYNPQLIEKGKDPMVIDYKKADFSKIRDFLEKQTRFSALHTIKDNQEVVEDLLTKTKDDAEDRSENYVKLVSQIKK; encoded by the coding sequence ATGAAAAAAACGAAGACAATGGACGGAAATACAGCCGCAGCGTATATTTCCTATGCCTTTACTGAAGTAGCAGCGATTTATCCGATCACACCAAGTTCTACGATGGCAGAATTAGTCGATGAATGGGCAGAAACTGGCTTGAAAAATGTCTACGGACAAAAAGTCCAAGTAATTGAAATGCAATCAGAAGCTGGAGCCGCAGGTGTTGTTCATGGTTCATTAAAAACAGGTGCTCTAACAACAACCTATACAGCTTCACAAGGTTTGCTGTTGATGATCCCTAATATGTATAAAATAGCTGGTGAACTTTTACCAGGTGTTTTTCATGTAGCAGCAAGAGCGATCACGACAAGTGCTTTGAGTATTTTCGGGGACCATGGAGATGTTATGGCAACTCGCCAAACTGGTTTTTGTATGTTGGCCGAATCCAGTGTACAAGAAGTGATGGATCTTTCAGCAGTAGCACATTTAGCTAGTATCGAAGGTAGCTTACCTTTCGTTAATTTCTTTGATGGCTTTAGAACGAGTCACGAATTACAAAAAATCGAAGTATTGGATTATGCTGATTTAAAAGGGATGCTGGATCAAGATGCAGTGGACCGCTTTAGAAAAAGGGGGATGAACCCAAATCATCCAACAGTTTCAGGAACAGCTCAAAATCCAGACATTCATTTTCAACAAAGAGAAACAGTTAATGCCAATTACGAAGCAATGCCGAGAATCGTTCAAAAGTATATGAATCAAATCAATGAATTACGTGGTACGAATTATGATCTTACAGACTATTATGGTGCGGATGATGCAACAGAAGTCATTATTTCCATGGGATCAGCTTCACCAGTTATTCAACAAACGGTAGATTATTTAAATGAGCAAGGTCGCAGAGTTGGTCTGATCAATATCCATTTATACCGTCCATTTCCAACAGAAAACCTATTAGAAAAATTACCAAAAACAGTGGAAAAAGTTGCGGTTCTAGATAGAACAAAAGAAGCTGGAGCTGACGGAGAACCATTGCTTTTAGATGTTCAAAGCGCGTTATATCAACATGAAAATCGTCCGATCGTAATTGGTGGGCGTTATGGATTAGGCTCAAAAGATGTAACACCTAATCAAATCAAAGCGGTCTATGATCATCTATTATTACCATTTGCTGAATTGAAACAACGTTTTACAATCGGAATCGTAGATGATGTGACCTATCGCTCATTACCGCATGGCGAGGTGTTGGATTTAACCCCTAATTCAACATTCCAAGCAAAATTCTGGGGCTTTGGATCAGACGGAACAGTTGGTGCCAATAAACAGGCAATCAAGATTATCGGTGATAACACTGATTTATATGCTCAAGCTTATTTTAGTTATGATTCTAAGAAATCAGGCGGCTTGACTCTTTCTCATTTACGTTTTGGAGAAGAACCGATCACTTCAACTTATTTAGTAGAACAAGCAGATTTTATTGCCTGTCATAATGCTTCTTATATTCACAATTATGATTTATTAAAAGGCTTGAAAGACGGCGGGACGTTTTTATTGAATACTATTTGGGACAAGGAAAAAGTCTATCGATTACTTCCAGCGAAGCTAAAACAATACATTGCGCAACATAATATTCAATTTTATATTATCAATGCTGTTGAATTAGCTCGAGAAGTTGGGTTGGGTCGCAGAATCAATACGGTAATGTCCACTGCGTTTTTTGAAGTAACGGATATTATGACGCGAGAAGAATACATGCCTTTACTAAAAGCAGAGGTTCAAAAAACATATGGCAAAAAATCAAAAGAGATTGTCAATAAAAACTACCAAGCAATTGATAGAACCTTTGATTCACTTCAAAAAATCGAAGTACCATCAGAATGGGCAACGATCGTCATTGAACCTGAGAAAAAAGATCTAACCTTGCCTAAGTATGTTACGAATATTCTACAGCCAATCAATCGCCAAGAAGGGAACGACTTAACGGTTGGTGATTTAATCGACAATGGCATGAAAACAGGTGAAATGCCAATGGGCACAGCGGCCTATGAAAAACGTGGGATTGCTTTAGAAGTGCCAGAATGGCAGATGGATAAATGTACCATGTGTAATGAATGTGCTTTTGTTTGTCCACATGCAGCGATTCGCCCATTTTTAGCAGATGAAGCTGAGATGGAAGAAGCACCAGAAGGATTTGTTGCTAGAGAAATGCGCGGTGCTGACGGTTTGATGTATCGGATTCAAGTCTCTTTAGAAGATTGTACAGGTTGTGGTTTGTGTGTTCAAGCCTGCCCTGTCAAAGAAAAAGCCATTCTTATGAAACCTTATGAAGAACAAAAAGAGCAAGCAATCAACTGGGCCTTTGCAATGACCTTGCAGCAAAAAGAAAACCCAGTTAGAAAATTATCAGTCAAAGGCTCTCAATTTAATCAGCCATTGATGGAATTTTCAGGAGCGTGTGAAGGGTGTGGCGAAACACCGTATATCAAACTATTAACACAGCTATTTGGGGATCGTATGATGATGGCAAATGCAACAGGTTGTTCTTCTATTTGGGGTGGCTCCTCTCCTGTAACACCTTATACGACCAATGAATGCGGTCAAGGTCCTGCTTGGAGTAATTCACTGTTTGAAGATAATGCTGAATACGGCTACGGCATGTATGTAGCCAATAAAACAAAACGGCAATATTTAGCGGATCAAGTGCAAGAAGCAGTCGATAAAAAACTAGGAACAGAGGAGCTTCATGCTTTAATGGAAGATTGGTTAGAGCATTATTTGGAAGGTGAAGGAACACAGCAACGAGCAACGAAACTAGCTGCTGCTTTGAGTGAGGAATATCAAACAGATCCACTTTTGGAACAAATCTATCAACAAAGTGATTTACTTGTAAAAACCAGTCAATGGATTGTTGGTGGTGATGGTTGGGCTTATGATATTGGTTTTAGTGGAATCGATCATGTTTTAGCGAGTGGAGCCGACGTCAATATTTTTGTCATGGATAATGAAGTTTATGCAAATACAGGTGGTCAAACATCTAAAGCAACACCAGCTGCTGCTATCGCAAAATTCTCTGCTGGGGGAAAACAAACATCTAAAAAAGATCTAGGCATGATGGCGATGACTTACGGAAATGTTTATGTTGCTCAAATTGCATTGGGTGCTAATTCAATGCAGACAATCAAAGCCATTGATGAAGCGGAACGCTATCCAGGACCATCATTGATTATTGGCTACACACCTTGTATCAACCATGGTGTTAAAGGTGGAATGATCGAAACATTGGCATTAGCAAAAGAAGCTGTTGAGTCAGGTTATTGGCAATTGTATCGTTATAATCCACAACTTATTGAAAAAGGTAAAGATCCTATGGTCATTGACTACAAAAAAGCTGATTTCTCTAAAATACGTGATTTCCTTGAAAAACAAACTCGTTTCTCTGCACTTCATACAATCAAAGACAATCAAGAAGTTGTAGAAGATCTTTTAACGAAAACAAAAGATGATGCAGAAGACCGTTCTGAAAATTATGTTAAATTAGTGAGTCAGATAAAGAAATAA
- a CDS encoding sulfide/dihydroorotate dehydrogenase-like FAD/NAD-binding protein, giving the protein MYKITKKVHLSKNEYDFWIEAPRIAAKAQPGQFVILRINEVGERIPLTIADAEPSSGSIRLVFQVIGKTTAELGTLKVGDAILDLTGPLGMPTEIKNYGTVMIVGGGVGIAAIFPIVKGLKKVGNRVITILGAKTAELVILQDECREYSDELIITTDDGTLGMKGLVTEAMEQVIARETVNCSWAIGPSVMMKFCTMTATNHKLPIYVSLNPIMIDGTGMCGGCRVTIDGSIKFACVDGPEFKGTEVNWEEFISRMKQYKTEEENSLTNYQKAQVGNHG; this is encoded by the coding sequence ATGTATAAGATAACCAAAAAGGTTCATCTTTCCAAAAATGAATATGATTTTTGGATCGAAGCTCCTCGAATCGCAGCAAAAGCACAACCAGGGCAATTTGTAATTCTCCGTATCAATGAAGTTGGAGAACGGATTCCTTTGACGATTGCAGATGCGGAACCTTCCAGCGGTAGCATTCGTTTGGTATTTCAAGTAATCGGTAAAACAACTGCTGAACTTGGTACTCTAAAGGTTGGCGATGCTATTTTAGATTTAACAGGACCACTTGGCATGCCGACCGAAATAAAAAATTACGGGACCGTAATGATCGTAGGCGGTGGGGTTGGTATCGCTGCAATTTTTCCAATTGTTAAAGGATTAAAAAAAGTGGGAAATCGAGTCATTACGATTCTTGGTGCCAAAACCGCAGAATTAGTGATTCTTCAAGATGAGTGTCGTGAATATTCCGATGAGTTGATCATTACAACAGATGACGGCACTCTTGGTATGAAAGGACTTGTAACTGAAGCAATGGAACAAGTGATTGCCAGAGAAACAGTTAATTGCAGCTGGGCGATTGGTCCCAGCGTAATGATGAAATTTTGTACGATGACTGCAACAAATCATAAATTACCGATTTACGTTTCATTAAACCCAATCATGATCGATGGAACAGGTATGTGTGGTGGTTGCCGGGTAACGATCGATGGAAGTATTAAATTTGCTTGTGTTGACGGTCCGGAATTTAAAGGAACTGAGGTCAATTGGGAAGAGTTTATCAGTCGGATGAAACAATATAAGACTGAGGAAGAAAATAGTTTAACAAATTACCAAAAAGCGCAGGTGGGGAATCATGGCTAG